A genomic window from Engraulis encrasicolus isolate BLACKSEA-1 chromosome 14, IST_EnEncr_1.0, whole genome shotgun sequence includes:
- the LOC134462241 gene encoding 3'-5' exoribonuclease HELZ2-like, producing MGGQTCWHGRRRCWFAHSAVEMAVWTEESKGPFDRSRLLTRKDTQASQRPRANFMPPGSEKSGKHEVHYCKVCRHKFRSEENYMNHCFTSEHRRHIFEDELMEPKYREPPQTYHSFQMCPRAGTCEHGDRCMQAHSAEELQEWRRRAKASRRKAKVAEEQELLSYQDRLLEEYRSSSQPHHIVSGFFSTLFDRTV from the exons ATGGGGGGGCAAACCTGCTGGCACGGGCGCCGCCGCTGCTGGTTCGCTCACAGCGCTGTGGAAATGGCCGTCTGGACAGAGGAAAGCAAGGGCCCTTTCGATCGCTCCAGACTTCTGACAAGAAAAGATACACAGGCGTCGCAGCGACCACGGGCGAACTTCATGCCACCGGGGTCAGAGAAGTCAGGGAAGCATGAGGTACACTACTGCAAGGTGTGTCGCCACAAGTTTCGTTCCGAGGAAAACTACATGAACCACTGCTTCACCAGTGAACACAGGAGACACATCTTTGAGGACGAGTTAATGGAGCCGAAATACAGAGAGCCACCCCAGACATACCATTCCTTCCAAATGTGTCCAAG AGCTGGCACGTGCGAGCACGGAGACCGCTGCATGCAGGCCCATTCGGCAGAGGAGCTGCAGGAGTGGCGGAGGAGAGCCAAGGCGTCCAGGAGGAAGGCCAAGGTGGCCGAGGAGCAGGAGCTACTGTCCTACCAGGACCGCCTGCTGGAGGAGTACAGGAGCAGCTCCCAACCCCATCACATCGTGAGTGggtttttttcgactttatttgacaggacagtgtga
- the LOC134462996 gene encoding stathmin-3-like yields the protein MYGAVYEFEEVLKQLAGKREHEKQVLVKAQQGNNSFSRKTEEKLNTKMEQIKENRNAHLNALKQRLRQKELHAAEVRKNKEQNSDLSG from the exons ATGTACGGTGCGGTGTAT gaatttgaagaggTGTTGAAGCAGCTGGCGGGTAAGAGGGAGCATGAGAAGCAGGTGCTCGTCAAGGCCCAGCAGGGCAACAACAGCTTCAGCCGCAAGACGGAGGAGAAGCTCAACACCAAGATGGAGCAGATCAAGGAGAACCGCAACGCGCACCTCAACGCACTCAAACAACGCCTACGccagaag GAGCTTCATGCCGCCGAGGTCCGCAAGAACAAGGAGCAGAACTCAGACCTGTCTGGTTAA
- the helz2a gene encoding 3'-5' exoribonuclease HELZ2 — MAAPGGPSRPVDLSSLLRTHELHVACKSCCRQKAEITFCLAANPHQCRRNILLVRTIGQDRWRPVNPLPGFLPRPVKYVQCWNFVEGSGCRSHGRHCSFARSSEEAAVWNFLKYWTIELSELIKRLDGVPKHSPKPEDCAGGTDTILRQYPGYFLELCETCLHNTPQRISECQYGNSSKQTPCCTSEHPWKPILVFSQRSQEKNVEFHEIRPRPNKPYSQWHYCKYVMGGQTCWHGRRRCWFAHSAVEMAVWTEESKGQDRSRLLTRKDTQASQRPRANSMPPGSEKSGKHEVHYCKVCRHKFRSEEEYMNHCFTSEHRRHIFEDELMEPKYRDPPETYHSFQMCPRAGTCEHGDRCMQAHSAEELQEWRRRAKASRRKAKVAEEQELLSYQDRLLEEYRSSSQPHHIISEKFSGATVTCDSDLYTCVKENVPLTWTFTVISERALAVTALLKQEPGCSFTLGEDSKENLTYSRGEWYLSHGDHNNNPTYEMKVSFVSLHPGVFEQWLVFDFDTRPVLLCKLQVRVGLPEICDVHQVRVGVEPSPRPLPDICDEHPASTRFLPPDRVEPRLWNRGDRVIVPCLDRTEAEEILLSEFRRPEINRHYDQLFDDLDPITSANYRDQMHNFLYQEELAEEDIVCRLNVRGAIKFSKTLCDKTFGLKIARDGELFGALETSHALTPDTPEGVMLRRRVESVLVGEMTSTGDQRRAVYEARILPDTASEKSIHLQLSSRCCADLGLVNDQTREMEVQFQLNRLWFCEMHKAVNLLPDFHHVLPDFRSTCVPVYSNKLPSEKRQQYLKDLNEKQQAAMAIILGRTEGSNTSVAPLLIYGPFGTGKTRTLAAAAVELMKEDRNRVLICTHTNSSADLYVKDHFHKYRSSGDLNVKPLRIKAQEASPWSTDPITKAYCLLTDDLHSFILPSRETVDGTRILITTTGVARLLKDLNLPEDYFSHIMIDEASQMLECEALMAVGLAGPATRVVLAGDHMQMGPKLFSVDDDKRSDHTLLNRLFHAYQSEKSGKAGQSKIIFNENYRSTKEIVDFVSSCFYVKGETVIKARGNVAAHPKQYPLMFSHVRGECHLDTTTMSWYNPEQVSNVVEIVLELLCNWPEEWKVGVDVSDIGNSSQDTQHFASDICILSQGTQVRHLRSALRNVNLRSVTVENAENVQGKQYRVIILVTVHTKDTMKPFTSNCLEFFNDARVLNTAMTRAQSQVIVVGDAAALCYFGKCSRTWRCYVEHCIEKQGARPEYLTQSFLKDEIREISRFVRAQEEDSSDTDSTISDTPDVIDFILQELLDESKDVKVNVTEEGLVDIIRNDHIDQTSDESEEKHHVVQQEPAFLQPNDEENKIPTGHDYKRCKIVMDRYDSGHAIPLDEPTSRIKISGRENIRGCFHGDEVLVEVNEESSAVVGRVHAVVGSSFSNRKYVCTIEKTDYQVMTPINKCVSKIYTPFWKDKQNYIAIRDPDRGVNFLKINEESKRNYLFVVQVLQWRKDCFYPLGIVVKVIPRVTSLEAGLEVLDLEYQLSDQSPSLDDNEMQALQERLSQDGRKDFRNIITFTIDPAHSQDLDDAISVRDLGQDYEIGIHIADVAHFVVKDSRLDDYAKQQGTTFYRPAPGTTPAYIFPKELSEEFFSLLPGSDRHAVSLMVVVDKMSYRIKSSTFHLSVISSDRKLSYEEAEEILHNSGTNGARRDMCSDTLEGCLIIASRFTEAHRKDRKVDDWCYKSPDEDSIVGSRLSHRVVEELMVLFNHSVAQILLNNETSKSCTPLRCQEGPKADDLQQLRAQCSSWIPLSIHLSHLLRNEADIVTLPEANRNAVNMMQQEHEGTFSVLTSLLENIQTAAKERDINRIVDLITTDDVHPQLLPIIRAFRKLVQRSYVLRSNSSHSSRVGHFDLDLDCYSWASSPIRRYVDVIAQRVLHSVLENKKIPYTPIEIDQACVIFTLNNYKQSKYDRDSHSLHFASELQSKGARKIAFVTDIPRNSSSFRISFPLLRQSMYNDVPIMYRDLQLADQPDVHTGSLVLKWSRRVYSFTRDDIHSELEQQAPDVLTTQVSGQGWQELLSCIRTENWQDLLEYLPQITAEVQIGGTFGSTDLAGDMAKYSKPEEIQKHFVDLALHLKPGDTIEVQLGTDTVRGLLVPAVQLLVVNSGLEICLEHGKDPIECFSKYALRASKNAYPTYNDYQKIWGPLCEMESACSAVAENESIVLEDVELTWKRAQRDQDLTGLFKIPDEKRKQWCLDCDFSNCFLCIRMRRNENDFLPEIRNELTGCKYRDLTSMTNVIWVAHGVTTSVKEYDDDDKTKEVRFRINHLTSTNRPNRIFAENTRFTVELIPKLLPDVRKESAVEKLTKANNLVKSIAINRGLHFDNIKTIGGLNGTYVMENHHALGFPPLNRSQTRAIRETLRNGFTLIQGPPGTGKTVVGVHVVYWFFKHSQKTAPMKQKTESDEPSKKKCILYCGPSNKSVDVVAGQLVKLTAVLKPLRVYSEQMEMLEYPYPGSLLKLSRHSQREGKPNAELRSITLHHVMRGPHNPHSAKIRAFDLRIKQKDTLAEEEIELYKKTLQKARKYELERHDVILCTCTAASHPNFKVLDPQQIIIDECAMATEPEALIPLVANQPEQIVLIGDHKQLKPVVKSDVVERLGMSKSIFERYRERALMLDMQYRMHEDICEFPSKEFYDGNLKTGPRPNARPSVLMKDPQHVTSIIFGHVEGKEAGLMVSTERGNENSMANLQEAEQVVHIASMLVQRSGIDPGHIAILTPYNAQVAKITELLRGKGIPNITNITVSTIMKSQGSEWRYVLLSTVRSCPAAELDTKPTKSWMMKRLGFVMDPNQINVGITRAQEGLCIIGNQYLLRCSHLWRRLLAHYQDKGCVVDARNIHVQRPQPGASQNRGARSLLRH; from the exons ATGGCAGCACCAGGAGGGCCATCCAGGCCCGTTGACCTGTCGTCCCTTCTCAGAACTCACGAACTGCATGTGGCCTGTAAGTCGTGCTGCCGGCAAAAAGCCGAGATCACGTTCTGTCTTGCTGCAAACCCACACCAGTGCCGGAGAAACATCTTGCTGGTGAGGACAATAGGTCAAGACAGATGGAGGCCGGTTAACCCACTGCCTGGCTTCCTTCCAAGGCCAGTGAAATATGTGCAGTGCTGGAATTTCGTGGAAGGATCTGGTTGCAGGTCCCATGGTAGACACTGTTCGTTTGCAAGGAGCTCTGAGGAAGCGGCGGTGTGGAACTTCTTAAAATACTGGACAATAGAGCTCAGTGAGCTCATCAAAAGGCTAGATGGGGTGCCAAAGCATTCGCCCAAGCCTGAAGATTGCGCTGGAGGCACAGACACAATCTTGAGGCAGTATCCTGGTTATTTCTTGGAACTGTGCGAGACCTGCCTCCATAACACACCCCAAAGAATATCCGAGTGTCAATATGGCAATTCATCCAAGCAAACGCCATGTTGCACCTCTGAGCATCCCTGGAAACCCATCCTGGTGTTCTCTCAGAGGAGTCAGGAAAAGAATGTGGAATTCCACGAGATCAGGCCGCGGCCCAACAAACCCTACTCACAGTGGCACTACTGCAAGTACGTGATGGGGGGGCAAACCTGCTGGCACGGGCGCCGCCGCTGCTGGTTCGCTCACAGCGCTGTGGAAATGGCCGTCTGGACAGAGGAAAGCAAGGGCCAGGATCGCTCCAGACTTCTGACAAGAAAAGATACACAGGCGTCGCAGCGACCACGGGCGAACTCCATGCCACCGGGGTCAGAGAAGTCAGGGAAGCATGAGGTACACTACTGCAAGGTGTGTCGCCACAAGTTTCGTTCCGAGGAAGAGTACATGAACCACTGCTTCACCAGTGAACACAGGAGACACATATTTGAGGACGAGTTAATGGAGCCAAAATACAGAGACCCACCCGAGACATACCATTCCTTCCAAATGTGTCCAAG AGCTGGCACGTGCGAGCACGGAGACCGCTGCATGCAGGCCCATTCGGCGGAGGAGCTGCAGGAGTGGCGGAGGAGAGCCAAGGCGTCCAGGAGGAAGGCCAAGGTGGCCGAGGAGCAGGAGCTGCTGTCCTACCAGGACCGCCTGCTGGAGGAGTACAGGAGCAGCTCCCAACCCCATCACATC ATATCTGAGAAATTCTCTGGTGCTACAGTTACCTGTGATAGCGACCTGTACACATGTGTGAAAGAGAATGTTCCCTTGACGTGGACATTTACTGTTATTTCTGAG AGAGCTTTAGCTGTGACTGCACTGCTTAAACAGGAGCCTGGTTGTTCATTCACATTAGGTGAAGACAGCAAGGAAAATCTCACCTACTCCAGGGGTGagtggtacctcagtcatggcgaTCACAACAACAACCCAACATATGAAATGAAGGTGTCCTTCGTATCCCTCCACCCTGGCGTGTTTGAACAGTGGCTAGTGTTTGACTTTGACACTCGGCCAGTTCTCCTGTGCAAACTCCAGGTCAGAGTTGGCCTACCGGAGATCTGTGACGTACATCAAgtcagagttggcgtggaaccaTCCCCCAGACCCCTACCAGATATCTGTGACGAACACCCAGCCTCAACAAGGTTCTTGCCTCCAGATCGGGTGGAACCGAGACTTTGGAACCGAGGTGACAGGGTCATCGTCCCATGCTTGGACCGCACTGAAGCAGAAGAAATACTTCTGAGCGAGTTTAGGCGCCCTGAAATAAACCGCCATTATGATCAGCTGTTTGATGACCTGGATCCCATTACCAGTGCAAACTACAGGGACCAAATGCACAACTTCCTTTACCAAGAGGAACTTGCTGAAGAAGACATAGTTTGCAG GCTTAATGTTCGCGGAGCCATAAAATTCTCCAAAACTTTGTGTGACAAGACATTTGGCCTAAAAATAGCTCGAGACGGGGAACTTTTTGGTGCCCTGGAGACCTCTCATGCACTGACTCCAGACACTCCAGAGGGTGTGATGCTGAGGAGACGGGTGGAGTCTGTGCTTGTTGGGGAGATGACCAGCACCGGCGACCAGAGGCGAGCGGTGTACGAAGCTCGCATCCTTCCAGACACAGCCAGTGAGAAAAGCATACACCTGCAGCTGTCAAGCCGGTGCTGCGCCGACCTCGGCCTTGTCAATGATCAGACGCGCGAGATGGAGGTGCAGTTCCAGCTGAATCGCCTCTGGTTCTGTGAGATGCACAAGGCCGTCAATCTTCTCCCAGACTTCCATCACGTACTGCCAGATTTTAGATCCACGTGTGTTCCAgtgtattcaaacaaactcccCAGTGAAAAGCGCCAGCAGTACCTGAAGGACCTCAATGAGAAGCAACAAGCAGCAATGGCCATCATCCTTGGACGCACTGAGGGCAGCAATACCAGTGTGGCGCCACTCTTGATATATGGGCCCTTTGGAACCGGAAAAACACGAACTCTTGCTGCCGCAGCTGTAGAGCTAATGAAGGAAGACCGCAACAGAGTCttaatctgcacacacacaaacag CTCTGCTGATCTCTATGTGAAGGATCATTTCCACAAATACAGATCGTCTGGAGACCTTAACGTCAAGCCCCTCAGAATAAAAGCACAGGAAGCATCTCCGTGGAGCACCGATCCCATAACAAAGGCCTACTGCCTGCTAACAGACGACCTGCATTCCTTCATACTCCCCAGCAGAGAAACAGTGGATGGCACAAGAATCCTCATCACGACCACTGGTGTGGCTCGCCTTCTCAAGGACCTGAACCTCCCAGAAGACTACTTCAGCCACATCATGATAGACGAGGCCTCCCAGATGCTGGAGTGCGAGGCGCTGATGGCGGTTGGGCTGGCAGGTCCTGCCACGCGAGTAGTCCTGGCTGGAGATCACATGCAGATGGGGCCCAAGCTGTTCTCCGTGGATGACGACAAGCGCTCAGACCACACCCTGCTCAACCGTCTCTTTCATGCCTACCAGTCGGAAAAGAGCGGCAAGGCTGGGCAAAGCAAGATCATTTTTAACGAGAATTACCGCTCCACCAAAGAGATTGTGGACTTTGTGTCTTCTTGCTTCTACGTAAAAGGGGAAACGGTCATCAAGGCCAGAGGAAATGTTGCCGCTCATCCTAAACAGTACCCCTTGATGTTCAGTCATGTTCGTGGCGAGTGTCATCTAGACACAACAACCATGTCTTGGTACAACCCTGAACAGGTTTCAAATGTGGTTGAGATTGTTCTTGAGCTTCTCTGTAACTGGCCTGAGGAGTGGAAAGTTGGAGTGGATGTTTCTGACATCGGCAATTCCTCTCAAGACACTCAACACTTTGCCTCCGACATCTGCATTCTCTCTCAAGGCACTCAG GTGCGCCACCTCAGGTCAGCTTTGAGAAATGTAAACTTGCGCAGTGTCACAGTGGAGAATGCAGAGAACGTTCAAG GTAAACAATATCGAGTGATCATCCTTGTTACAGTCCACACCAAAGATACTATGAAACCTTTCACGTCTAACTGCCTGGAGTTCTTCAATGATGCCCGTGTCCTGAATACGGCCATGACCAGAGCCCAGTCTCAGGTGATAGTAGTAGGAGACGCTGCAGCTCTCTGCTACTTCGGGAAATGCTCCAGAACATGGAGGTGTTATGTAGAACACTGCATCGAGAAGCAGGGTGCCCGACCCGAGTATCTGACCCAGTCTTTTCTGAAGGACGAGATCAGGGAGATCTCGAGATTTGTCCGGGCACAGGAAGAGGATAGCAGCGATACTGATTCGACAATATCAGATACACCTGACGTTATTGACTTTATTCTTCAAGAACTCCTTGACGAAAGTAAAGACGTGAAAGTGAACGTAACGGAGGAAGGCTTGGTGGATATAATCAGAAATGACCATATTGACCAGACGTCTGATGAAAGTGAGGAGAAGCACCACGTGGTCCAACAGGAACCTGCATTCCTCCAGCCGAACGATGAAGAGAACAAGATTCCAACCGGACATGACTACAAACGCTGCAAGATTGTGATGGACAGATACGACTCTGGCCATGCCATACCACTGGATGAACCAACTTCAAGGATCAAAATCAGCGGACGGGAAAATATTCGCGGTTGTTTTCATGGTGATGAGGTGCTCGTGGAGGTGAATGAAGAAAGCTCAGCCGTTGTTGGAAGAGTACATGCAGTGGTGGGATCTTCTTTTTCCAACAGGAAGTATGTGTGCACTATCGAAAAAACTGATTACCAAGTGATGACCCCAATAAATAAGTGTGTCTCCAAAATATACACTCCATTTTGGAAAGACAAACAAAATTATATCGCGATACGAGACCCAGACAGAGGGGTGAATTTTCTGAAAATTAATGAGGAATCAAAGAGAAATTACCTTTTTGTTGTACAAGTACTGCAGTGGCGAAAGGATTGTTTCTATCCTCTAGGCATCGTTGTGAAAGTCATCCCAAGAGTGACATCATTGGAGGCTGGCCTTGAAGTACTAGACCTGGAATATCAGCTGTCAGATCAGAGTCCTTCACTTGATGACAATGAAATGCAAGCACTTCAGGAGCGGCTCTCCCAAGATGGTCGCAAGGATTTCCGCAACATCATAACATTTACCATAGATCCTGCACACTCACAAGACCTTGATGATGCCATTAGTGTTAGAGATCTAGGGCAAGATTACGAAATAGGGATTCACATAGCAGATGTTGCTCACTTTGTGGTCAAAGACAGCAGATTGGATGACTATGCTAAGCAGCAAGGAACCACGTTCTACCGACCTGCTCCTGGTACCACACCAGCGTACATATTTCCAAAAGAGCTGAGTGAAGAATTTTTCAGCCTGCTTCCTGGAAGTGATCGACATGCTGTGTCACTCATGGTAGTCGTTGATAAGATGTCATACCGCATAAAGTCATCCACTTTTCACCTTTCAGTGATTTCCTCAGACAGAAAATTGTCCTATGAAGAAGCAGAGGAAATCCTTCATAATTCAGGGACCAATGGCGCAAGGCGAGACATGTGCTCTGACACCTTGGAAGGCTGCCTGATTATTGCATCCCGCTTCACAGAGGCTCACCGCAAGGACCGAAAAGTGGATGACTGGTGCTACAAGTCCCCAGATGAGGACTCAATAGTTGGCAGCCGTCTTTCTCACAGAGTGGTGGAGGAGCTTATGGTTCTCTTCAACCACAGTGTTGCCCAGATACTGCTGAACAATGAGACGTCTAAGTCCTGTACGCCACTGAGGTGCCAAGAAGGGCCAAAAGCAGATGACCTTCAGCAGTTACGGGCCCAATGCAGCTCATggatccctctctccattcatctGTCTCACCTCCTCAGAAATGAGGCTGATATAGTGACCCTCCCTGAAGCTAACAGAAATGCAGTGAACATGATGCAACAAGAACATGAAGGCACCTTTTCGGTACTTACATCACTTCTTGAGAATATTCAAACAGCAGCCAAGGAGAGAGACATCAACAGAATTGTTGATCTGATCACAACCGATGATGTACACCCACAGTTGTTGCCCATTATCCGTGCTTTTCGGAAGCTTGTTCAGAGGAGCTATGTCCTGCGTTCCAACTCATCTCACTCCTCAAGGGTAGGGCACTTTGACCTTGACCTAGACTGCTACAGCTGGGCATCGTCACCAATCCGCCGCTATGTGGACGTCATCGCTCAAAGGGTTCTCCATTCTGTTCTCGAAAACAAAAAGATCCCTTACACACCTATTGAAATTGACCAGGCATGCGTGATCTTCACTCTTAACAATTACAAGCAGTCCAAGTACGACAGAGACTCCCACAGCCTTCACTTTGCTTCTGAATTACAATCAAAGGGCGCAAGAAAGATCGCCTTTGTCACTGATATCCCTCGCAACAGCAGCAGTTTCCGGATATCATTCCCATTGCTGCGACAGTCGATGTATAACGATGTACCCATCATGTACAGAGACCTTCAGTTAGCAGACCAACCAGATGTGCACACAGGCTCTTTGGTTCTCAAATGGAGTCGAAGGGTTTACTCTTTTACCCGTGACGACATTCACTCTGAACTGGAACAACAAGCTCCAGATGTTCTGACTACGCAGGTGTCAGGACAGGGATGGCAGGAGTTGTTGTCTTGCATCCGGACAGAGAACTGGCAGGATTTACTTGAGTATCTCCCACAAATCACCGCCGAAGTACAGATTGGTGGAACGTTTGGCTCCACAGACCTAGCTGGAGACATGGCAAAGTACAGTAAACCAGAAGAAATTCAGAAACATTTTGTCGATTTGGCACTGCATCTCAAGCCCGGTGACACGATTGAAGTGCAACTTGGGACAGACACCGTGAGGGGTCTACTGGTTCCAGCCGTGCAGCTCTTGGTTGTGAATAGTGGTCTTGAGATTTGCCTGGAGCACGGAAAAGACCCAATTGAATGTTTCTCCAAATATGCTCTCCGTGCCTCCAAGAATGCGTACCCCACATACAATGACTACCAAAAAATATGGGGGCCTCTGTGCGAAATGGAATCTGCATGCAGTGCAGTTGCAGAAAACGAAAGCATTGTCTTGGAAGATGTGGAGCTTACATGGAAACGTGCTCAACGAGATCAGGACCTGACTGGATTATTTAAAATACCGGATGAGAAGAGGAAGCAGTGGTGTCTGGACTGTGACTTCAGCAATTGTTTCCTGTGCATCAGAATGAGACGAAATGAGAATGATTTCCTACCAGAGATAAGGAATGAGCTGACTGGATGTAAATATCGAGACCTCACAAGTATGACCAATGTCATCTGGGTTGCCCATGGTGTAACAACGTCCGTCAAagagtatgatgatgatgacaagacCAAGGAGGTCAGATTCCGCATTAATCACTTGACTTCGACCAACAGACCAAATCGAATCTTTGCAGAGAACACAAGATTCACTGTTGAACTGATTCCTAAACTCCTCCCAGATGT GAGAAAGGAGAGTGCTGTGGAAAAGCTTACCAAGGCAAACAATTTGGTGAAGAGTATTGCCATTAATAGAGGCTTACATTTTGata ACATCAAGACCATCGGAGGACTAAATGGGACTTATGTTATGGAGAACCACCACGCCCTTGGATTTCCACCTTTGAACAGAAGTCAGACAAGAGCCATAAGGGAAACCTTGAGGAACGGCTTTACACTTATACAAGGCCCTCCAG GAACTGGAAAAACTGTTGTGGGAGTCCACGTTGTTTATTGGTTCTTTAAACACAGTCAGAAAACAGCACCAATGAAGCAGAAAACGGAAAGTGACGAGCCATCGAAGAAGAAATGTATTCTGTACTGTGGCCCTTCCAATAAATCTGTTGATGTTGTTGCAg GTCAGCTGGTGAAACTGACTGCTGTGCTCAAaccgctgagagtctacagtgaACAGATGGAGATGCTGGAGTACCCATATCCTGGAAGCCTTCTAAAGCTCTCGCGCCActcacagagagaggggaaacccAACGCTGAGCTCAG GTCCATAACTTTGCATCATGTGATGCGAGGGCCACACAATCCACACTCGGCGAAGATACGAGCCTTTGACCTCCGAATAAAGCAAAAAGACACCCTTGCTGAAGAGGAAATTGAGCT CTACAAAAAGACTCTGCAAAAGGCTCGCAAGTATGAGCTGGAAAGGCATGACGTCATCCTGTGTACCTGCACCGCGGCATCGCACCCAAACTTTAAGGTACTCGATCCCCAGCAGATCATCATCGACGAGTGCGCCATGGCAACAGAGCCCGAGGCCTTGATACCGTTGGTCGCTAACCAGCCCGAGCAG ATCGTCCTAATTGGTGACCACAAGCAGCTAAAGCCAGTGGTCAAGTCTGATGTTGTGGAGAGGTTAGGGATGAGCAAATCCATCTTTGAGCGCTACAGGGAGAGAGCCCTGATGCTTGATATGCAGTACAGGATG CATGAGGACATCTGTGAGTTTCCCTCTAAAGAGTTTTATGACGGCAACCTGAAGACGGGACCACGGCCCaatgcaagaccaagtgttctgATGAAGGACCCACAGCATGTAACCTCCATCATATTTGGACATGTAGAAGGGAAGGAGGCTGGCCTGATGGTATCCACTGAGAGGGGGAATGAAAATTCAATGGCAAACCTTCAGGAGGCTGAGCAAGTG GTCCACATTGCATCGATGCTTGTACAGCGGTCCGGAATAGATCCAGGGCACATAGCCATCCTCACACCTTACAACGCACAGGTGGCCAAAATCACTGAGTTGCTGCGGGGTAAAGGCATCCCCAATATCACCAATATCACCGTCAGCACCATCATGAAGAGTCAAG gaagtgagtggaggTATGTTCTCCTGTCCACGGTGCGATCGTGTCCGGCTGCCGAGCTGGACACCAAGCCAACCAAGTCGTGGATGATGAAGAGGCTGGGCTTTGTAATGGACCCCAACCAGATTAATGTGGGAATCACCCGTGCCCAAGAGGGCCTCTGCATCATCG GAAACCAGTACCTACTGCGGTGCAGTCACCTGTGGAGGAGGCTGCTGGCTCACTACCAGGACAAGGGCTGTGTGGTGGACGCAAGGAACATCCACGTACAGAGGCCGCAACCAGGGGCAAGCCAGAACAGAGGCGCCAGGAGCCTCCTCAGACACTGA